The nucleotide window TGCAGGCTGCCCCACACCGGGTCTCTCTCTGTCCAGCTCTGCAGACCCAGCCTGGCTCTCCAGCCCTTCTGCTTTACAGCAGACTCCTGAGCTCTCCCAGTACTCCCCCCCGGGGCCTCTCCCAGCATTTGGAAGACCTCTCCGCAGCACCCTCCTTCCCAGAAGTGCTGGGCAACATCCGTGATGAAAGGAACAAGGGTCCTGGTCTACAGCCCCAGCTCTTCTGGGATAGGAACTGAAAGCGTTTACCTTCTTGTAGTCCTCGGCCTCCCATTCCAGACAGACCCCCAACAGACCCGCACAGCGCATCCCGCTGCGCACAGACACACAGCACGTGAGGACCTGGCTGCGCGTCTGTGCTGGGAATGCAAGGTTTGTTTAACATCAGAAAATCAGTCAGTCCTGATGGAAGAACACACCTCCAAAGAAAGtcttctcaaaaagaaaaacgTCAAATCTGAATGTGGTCAAGGCTTTAGATTGCAGCCGTCAACGGACTGGAAAAACAGATCAGAGCGACATTTTCCAGGACACCATGGGGACGCAATCAGCAAGGTCCGACCGGGGGAACTCCGAAGGGCATGTCCTTCCCGCCCCCACACAGCTTTAAAGAGGAAGGGGACAGAGTCAAAACCTATAGATTAAAAGAGACCTAACAGATTATCAATCAGTTACAATCTGTAGACCTTCTTTGAACCCTGATACAAGCAAACTGGGAAAGAAAACatgacatttcttttctttcaatcagtaattttatttcattactttatagttgatatacaatattatattggtttcaagacaTTTATGGCATTTCTAAGATAATCGAGAAATCAGAACAATGCACATTTACTGGAATTAGGGAACTGTTGTATTTCTAGATGTGACAATGGTACTATgttcatctattttttaaaattccgtATCTTTTAAAGATACATATGAAATACTTAGAAATGAATCACTATGACTGATATTTGCCACAAAATTATCTGGGAAGGGAGACTacacgggggtggggtgggggtgggggtggtgagatGAAGTAAACAGACATGAATGGATAATTGTAAAAGCGGGAGTGTTAGATACATAGTAATTCTTTATATTCTTCTATCTTTGTACATGTTTGAAATTCCCCTTAGGTAATAAATCATGTAGTACTCCCGGTTAACAGAATAAGGTGAAATCATGTAATCATTTCACTAGATAAGGCAAAAACAGCTGGTGATATTAGGGCCCTGGACTGAGAGTGGGCAGCTCTGGTGTGGTCCTGGCTCTGCTGTGTGACACCAGGCCAGCCCCTGCTGCTGGGCACAACTTCCTCACCTTTGAGACAATGCAGTTAAGCTACATGGTGTTTTTTCcaactatttattgaaaagcTTTTAAATACTAGAAATACCCAAGTTAGCTTTAAGTCCTGTGATTAGATTTCTCAACATCTTCTCATGTATCTTGAACCTCAACTTCCTCCTTATGATCCTGATTCTGAATCTACCCTTGGAGGGTTAAGAATCATTCTCCTTAATGAATATATAAGCAAAATACAAGATCAGACAGCTTCCTTATTTGTTATTTGTAAATATTACCTCTCCACGCTATGCTCCTgtcctttgttctttttgatcCAAAAACTActgtaagaaaaattttaattcactATTCTGTGGCTATAGGAACTGTAACATGCGCATTCCTTATGTGCAAGCATTATGATCCCGAGGAAATCAGTCCGTCCGACAGTGCCCACGCTTCCCCACCTGCAGAATGGGGATGATAACAGCGCCCACTTCATAGACTCACGAGGATCAAATAAGCTAAAATACACAAAGCATTTAGAACAGCACTGCAAATACTTAACAAATGTGACTTATCATGTTAACGACATTCAGGGCTACAAGCAAATATTACTGCATATAATGCAACCCATGAATCTCTAACTTGGGAGCTTATTAAAACATCATAAATCCCGATGTTATATTGAGGTTATAATGGACaaaccaagaaaataaataaataaataacctgatGCCCAGGCCACATACCAGACCAATCACATCACAACCTCCAGAGGTGGACCCCAGTACTTTCTAAAGTTTTCCAGATGAACCCAAGCATGCAGAcaagtttaagaaccactgacGTAAACTACATAGATAAGGAATAAGCAAGTAAGAAGCAGCTAGAGAACACTTAAGAGCTGAGTTTTTAAGTTGGGTTTGGAAGGAAGAGTGGTGCCTAACTCCAAGTTTTATAATACTTTTCTATTAAAAACTGGTACCCAGAGATCAAAGCTGGGACTAAATTTTGTAGGTCCTAAAAGCAAGTCTCCTGAACTCAAGTGGGGAGCAAATAATTAAGGAGAAATACATAGTGTGACTAGTCATACAGGATTAAAATATATCTATTCagataaagaaagcaaaaggcttatGACTTATTACTTTTAAGACAACCtaatatttaaaatcaaagtCTGAAAGACAACAATCTCTCTATGCCGCAAGAATTTAATTACCCGGAGAGCCAGCCAGGAAGAGGGGACcaaacaacacaaaacacaaaacgCCCTGAGGAAGAGCTGCTCTCTTATGTTCCATACAGTACCTGGCACAATGGGGCACATGTCCTAAAAAAACAACGTAAGTCATAATGCTAGAACTGGGCAAGGGCTGACTCATGGGTCAGCTGCTCCACCTTGCAGAATCCTCACGCTCACCACCTGCACAGTTTCGGCAGTCTGGCAGGTGCGTGGCGCTGGCTGCTCAGTCACTTGGACTATAAACAAAAGGTACACAGAGGTCTCCTCTTGAGGATCAGACACAGGTAagatttattttaacaaaaagcTGTATGAAATAAGGAAAGACTTGTGTGGGTGCTGTTCGTTTTCCCAGCACTAGCTCACAAAATAATTGAGGTTAAGTCCTCACCACTGGGGACAGTTGCCGGTTGGTGTCAGTTGCCATCCCAAAATGCCTTTTCAGATACCTGTTGAGTATCCTTCCGCCCAAAGACTGAGATGCTGGGGTGTGAGGGGCAGTTCCTACGTTCTAAGAACAGAAGTCAGAGCTGCAGCCACTATAACAGGGAATTGAACCAGGGAAGGGGGGGTCTGGGTAACAGCTGCCCTGGTAACTCCTTGTCTAAAATGTAAACTAGACAGAACTTCAAAGCTGCATTTATAAAAGCACATTAATAACAAAAgaccagaagaaatgaaaatttataataAGCAGGCACATTTTGGTATTCTTAATTGgctcttctttatctttttattaatgtttaaACCAGAATTTCCAGCCTCCTTCATTAATCTGTTGACAGATTATTAGTGTACGatcttttgtttaaatattttatctgcGGCCCACTCCACACAGGCAGTCACTATTTTCAGGGCACAGTTGGACTCAAAGACTAGGACTCCTTTAAGCAGAAAACATGCTTCCCCAAAAAAGTGCAATTCATAAAAACTGGTCACAATTCTGTGGCTACAGCCGTCAACTTTTGTGGCTCTTCGGCCTGTAATGAGCATATATGCACACAGTttccaaataagaaaaacaatttaacgTTAAGTCCTACAAAATACGATGATAAAGTTTGCCAACGCTTGAAAGAAAGCACTAATAACCTTAACGAAGACAAAacacaaaccaaaaacaaaacaaagaaatgctgtAAACACCAAGAGCTTTTTAAATATACGAAATACTCCTGCTCCAAACAACAAGGCACGTACCGGCTTGCTCGCTGACCGCCACGTCAGCCAAAGTTCTGCCCACAGCGCGCGGCGCGGCGGCGGCACCCCCCGCTCCGTCAAGCCCCAGGGGCCGGCGAGACACGGGCGGCCTGGGGGCCGGGGCCGGGCGCCCCTCACGCGGAGGCCGCTCCGCTCCCCAACCCCTGCGCCCCAGGCGGGCCTGCCCGAGGACCCCGCTCCCGGGGCGCGGCTGCCGCTGCGTGGGGCCCGCGGGAGTCCCCGAGGCGCGGCCCGGGCCTGCCGCCCCTCGCGGCCACCCCTCCCGGCCCTCCTCTGCGGGAACCCCGCTCACCCGGCTCGGCGCAGCAGCCCCGCGCTCACTGCCCCGCTCGGGGCCGAGCTGACAGCCGGGGCCGGCGAGGGCGCGGCGGAGAGGAGGGAGGAGCCCCCTCCGCCCCGGCCTCCGCGCCGCCATGGCCGCAGCGCCCCGCTCCCGCGATGCACGGCAGAGTCGCGCCGGCGCGAGTGGGCTGCCTTACGGCACGGTCGCAAAGCCGGCGGCTGGGAGGAGAGCTGCGCGGCCAGGCGTGCGCGGCGGCGGGCGGCCGGACCCCGCAGCGGCTGCACCCCGGTCACGAGCGTTCCAGGCCTCGAGCAAGGCCGCTAGCGGCGGGCTCGGCGCCGTCGGGGTGCGGCGCCCGGGAACGTTTCCCCAGGGCGGCGGGAGTTCGGCCGGGGTGACGGCGGGAGTCCGGCCGGGTGACGGCGGCAGCCGCGGAATCACGTGCGTCGGCGGCGGGCTCGCCATGGCGCGGGCGACACAGGtgagcgcggcggcggcggcggcggcggcggagacCCCCGTTCCGCGGGCGGCGCGGCCCCGgagctccctgcccctcccccgcgGGCCATTGTGACGTCAGGGCCGGTGGGCGCGTCGAGGGGCCCGGGCGGGACTCCCGGAGCGACCGCTGCGGCCAGTAGCCACCGCCGCGGGCCCCCTCACCGGCCgccccgcccgggccccgccgcGAGCGGCGAGAGGGATGCCGCTGGGGCCCCGCCCCGGCGCCGCTTCCCCTAAAGGGCCGAGCGCCCACCTCGCCGCCGCAGCTGCGGGAAGCCGGCGCCCAACCAGCCTGGACCTCGTCCGGGTGAAGCGCCGGGAGGGAAGGGCCAGAGGCGGAGGGGAGGCGACGCGGCGCGCCCTGCGTGGGCCTCCGCCGCGTGTACTCGGTCCGGACACCCACAGGGGTGGGTTTCAGCTGAttattcacccacccacccccagtcaGCCGTTCGAAGGAAACCAAGAGCATGAGCAGAAAGTCACGGAGCCATTCTGGACTGTTAACGGGAGTTGCCCCTCGGTGCGGGACGCTGGCGGGAGGGGAGCACGGCGAGGCCGGGGGAGGGGCGAGGCCGCGGAGCCCGAGGCGGCGGCCTGGCCTCGAGCGGGCCTTCGCGGGGGAGGTTTCTGCCTCTGCAGGGACCATCTGTGAGGTGCCGGAAGTGGGGGGAGAAACTGAAGTTCTGTAGAAACACATAAAGGAACGGAGAGGAACGCAGAAACGGAAGCTTTTGGAGGTGTCTGGGAACCGCTGGCATGGCTCTTCAGGGCCAGGTGGGGCGCTTAGGCGGTACCTTAGCAGAATGTCTCGCATTCCACCGAAGGGCCCTGCTGGTGCCAAAGAACAGCCCCAGTGCTTACACCCAAGACACTTAGGCTCTTTCCAAGTTGATAGTCACCTCGTGGGGTGCTTGTGAAGCGTTTGCTGCCCTTCCATTGAAGGAACTTGAAATGCACGGGCGCAGAGCTGCAGCTCATTGGGGCACTGCCGTCACCCTGTCCTTAATCGCTGCTGTGTTAGGTTGTACTGAGGAGAGGGGGTTGATGAGTCACGCTTCTTTCGTACTTGAGTGTGACTGTTTGGATTGCGAAGTGACAAACCCTGTTTCTAaacatatctttttaaaatgagaatgttaGAAGAAGTTAATATATGATTGCCCTTCTGTAGAGACTTTGTGGTGTAATGAACTGTCCTTGTCATCTTTTAGTGCTTGTGAAACTGAACACAGCAACAGTATGGATATGGGCAACCAACATCCTTCTATTACTAGGCTTCAGGAAATCCAAAAGGAAGTAAAAAGTATAGAACAGCAAGTCATTGGCTTCAGTGGTCTGCCAGATGACAAGAATTACAAGAAACTGGAGAGGATTCTGACAAAACAACTTTTTGAAATAGACTCTGTAGACactgaaggaaaaggagaagtccagcaagccaggaagagagcagcGCAAGAGACAGAGCGTCTTCTCAAAGAGCTGGAGCAGAATGCGAACCACCCACACCGGATCGAAATACAGAACATCTTTAAGGAAGCCCAGTCCCTCGTGAAGGAAAACATCGTGCCATTTTATAGCGGCGGCAACTGCGTAACTGATGAATTTGAAGAAGCCATCCAAGATATCATTCTGAGGCTGACACATGTTAAAACTGGAGGGAAGATCTCCTTGCGCAAAGCAAGGTATCACACTTTGACCAAACTCTGTGCGGTGCAGGAGATTATCGAAGACTGCATGAAGGGGCAGCCTTCCCTGCCGCTCTCGGAGGACGTGCACCCTTCAGTTGCCAGAATCAACTCCGTGATGTGTGAAGTGAACAAAGCCAGAGGCACCCTGATCGCGCTGCTCACAGGAGTGAGCAGCAACGAGACCTGCAGGCACCTCTCTTGTGTGCTCTCAGGGCTGATGGCCGATCTGGACGCGTTAGATGTGTGCGGACACACAGAAATCAGAAATTACCGAAGGGAGGTAGTAGAGGATATTAACAAATTACTGAAATACTTGGATTTAGAAGAGGAAGCAGATACTACCTACGCATTTGACCTGGGACAGAatcattcaattttaaaaatagagaaggtCCTCAAGAGAATGAGAGACATAAAAAATGAACTTATTCAAGCACAAAATCCTGAGTTGTACCTGAGCTCCAAAACGGAATTGCAGGGTTTGATTGGACAGTTGGATGAGGTAAGTGCTGAAAAGAACCCGTGCATCCGGGAAGCCAGGAGACGAGCGGTGATTGAGGTGCAGACCCTCATCACTTACATCGACCTGAAGGAAGCCCTCGGGAAAAGGAGGCTGCGTGCTTGTGACGAGCCCCCATCGCATAAGGCGGTCTGGGACATTCTTGGAAACTTGTCCGAGATCCAGGGAGAAGTTCTTTCTTTTGATGGAAACCGAACCGATAGGAACTACGCCCGGCTGGAGGAGCTGCTCACCAAGCAGCTGCTGGCCCTGGATGCTGTCGACCCGCAGGGGGAGGAGCGGAGCAAAGCCGCCCGGAAGCAGGCGGTGGAGCTCGCCCAGAACGCCCTCGGCCACCTCGACCTCAAGTCCGATGGCTGGGAGTACTGAGCCGCGGCGCTCGGGGCGGCGGCTGTCATTCTGCGCCTTCCATGTACTTCCGTGTGTTTGTAGAGAGCTTTCAGGGCATCGAGCCCGAATGCGGTGGCTACGAGATAGCTCGGTCAGTACTGATGGTTTAAGCAAGTTTATATTCAGTATCTTTTGATAGTGCGAAACAGATATTATAGCACATTAACTTTTCCATTTGGATCATTATCTGTATgttgtgtggggttttttttgtttgttttttaatcagaaaatggAATGGGCAGCTTTTGTAATTTTTAAGTGGGCTGTGCAAGCATTAAAATGCATCTATTTTAGGATCTAGGAGTAGACATAACCTCACGTGGTACTAGGACTGTCGTGAGGAAGGGGAGCACCTCGGTCAGGCGACGTGGGGCCCACGCACACGACCTGAGAGAGGCGGAGGCCCTTCTCTCGCACCCCTGAGGCTGGTCCCGCCCGGTCTGACCGCAGGCCGTCGTTCCTGTCCCGGTGGTCTGCACATTCGCGAGCAGTTTTTGTATGAAAACCGGTGTCTGTATTAACTCCCAAACTCTGCGTTTAGAGGGATGAATCTTATTTTTATGTGGGAcattaagaaaattatgaaaattagcAGCAAAGAAACCGCCGAGACTGCACTGAAGAAGGGATGAAACACCAGCTGACAGCCTcaagttgtttttgtttgtaaaaTCTGAACTTACAATTCCTTAGTAATTAGTAAGGATGGGAACTTGTAAATGAAGTTAATgaacccttaaaaaaaaaaaaaagacgtcgTATCTGTAGTAGGATAATGAAAATTGGCGATTAGTTACCAATGTCAGGTTATGCtaaagaggaacaaaaatgtCTGAAATGTGGCATATGATGGGCTTCCGTCATTCAAGGCTGTTAACCGTCAAAGCAAACACCCTGGTGCCGCTCTGCAGTGAGGAGAGCAGGAGCCGTCGCGGCCCCAGGACCGGGTCTTCGTGGCTTCCAGAGGAAGTCGGCGGGCGGCCGCTGGCGCCTTCAGCCGTCCCTCTGGGACCAAGCCGAGGGCTGCCGGGCCCCTGCTGTGCCGCGGGCTCGCGGGGGCGCCTCCTGCGCCTGAGAGCCGGCACAGGCTACCAGTGCAACGTTTCTTCTACTAAAGGGTATGCAtgtttctgtaaatattttcgGGAAATTCAATTTTATGGTTGCCTGTTAATGTGAAAAAAGAATGTCCCTGATTTCTGAAGTGCCTTGATACCGTGTTGGTCCCAGGACTGCAACTACCAGATTCCTCTCCATCACGACTCGCACAGAACCGCGAGAGTACGTCTTTTGAACTCTGTAGTAATGTTTTCTTCCTGAGATGCGAATTTGCATAAACAGCTGAAAGTAAGATAAAGGAATAGCCCTGGTACCTGAAAGATAGTAAAAGTGTGGCCCTAAACACATTTTCACTTTGTCCCAGAACCGCCCGATAATTAAGAGCCCTTTGCTATATCTTTGCTACCAGAAGTGTTCTAGGTGCACTGGATAGTGGGGTTGGGGGGCAGTTGGACTTTGGGAAGTGAGCCCCCCCACATCTGTACATCCAGCCCCCGCAGCTGGGGCCTCTCTCAGTGCACGTCCTTGTGGCCAAAGTCACATTGGGATTCGTTTTCTGTACGGTAATTTTAGGGTGCTCTCCCAGTCCTGAAGGGTTCTGATTCAAGCACTGCCTCAGTCATACAGCTGGGAGGTCAAAGCTGTGCTGACCTCAGGCCTGTCCCGCAGGCTCTACTTCATTCTCAACTTCAGATTTGAAAGTCAGAGCATTTCCTTTAGAAGTATCCATTCTTGGCAAACAGGTCTTCCGCGACCTTTCTCCGTAGCTTCTGTAAAGATGCCCTTACTGCCATCTGCCAGCCCTGTGAGCTGGGGCTAGACACCCCCGGTCAGCTGGATTGCTCATCCATACCTTGGTCATCAAGATGATCGAATCAGCCTTGAGTGACCGGAAAGACCTGACATTTTCAGGCTGTTCCAGCGCCCTGTACCTGCTTGCTCTACCCCGTGATGAGCCCTGGTGACACCTGAGGTAGTTTTTACCCCCCATCATTGGGAGCTTCTTGTCTGTGTTAATATGGGCAGCCACCTGTAATTTTAAAATCAGGCTTATAACATTGTATCATGTTTTTATGCTCCTGATATGAAGAGAATCTGTAATAGAAGTAAAACCTACCCCCTAAAAATGTTTGGCCGTGGGTCTGCATTAAATGGTATAATCCGTGTTCATGGAAAAAAATGGCTGGGAATGTTTGCTTTCTTCCCCTACATTCAGTCAGCATTGCTTTCAGATCACCATCCCGAGAGTCAGTCACCCTATAATGAAGTCGgtatgaaaataaattaatgaatatgtCTACTAAGTACAGTTTAATGCTTTATTTTACTAAAATGCCTTGGTTTATTATAATTTAGtatgtttgtttttctgatttgttttaCTTTGCCAATTTTTACCTAATGTTTGAGGGTCTAAGCTTATCCTGTACATGCAGGGATTTTTAAGCAAAACTTTCTAGCTTTGACCTCGCCTggtatttttctcttaagaataaTTGGAGAAACACTTGCCATTGATTTTGATGTATAATCCAGCTGTGTCACCCGTGTGGCAGTTCCTGTCCCCTCAGTTGTTTGACTGTTGTAATAGTATGTCAATTTGGTAcgatttttaaatatacacattAGTATACCCTTAATTACTAATGAAATAAAACCTCTTAGCTTATCTTTGCTGTGGCGAAAGGAGAGAGTCTGAGGTGTGAGTTCTGTTCTGATGTTGTACCTACACAGTATGACTGAGTGTCGGGGTGCCAGAGCGGGCTGGGCCTGGGAAGGCGGGCTCCCGGGCTCCTGAGGGTGGCCCTGGTTTGAGGAGGTGGCGGCGCAGAGCATGGACCAGGGTCCGGTTGCACGTGAAGGGGCATCTGTTCCCTCTGAAATGACCCAGGAAGGGTGGAGGCCAGAGATGGGCCACCACACCCAGGGAAGATGGGTCCTCACACGCTGCTCCTCCAGGAGGGCACCCACAGGTCCCAAGCCAGCCATACTTACAGTAGGAGGAGAAACTGGAAGGAGTTCCAGAAGGACCTAGTCTCTGGAGGAAAGCGTTATGTTAAGATGTGCTGTTGAAACTCATTCTACGGAGGTGTTGCGTCTCCGGCCGAGCAGTCCCTACCCGCCGCCTCCTGCCCGGAGCGTCCTGTGCACCTTGGGCGGTCCTTCGTCTACTGTAAACCCATTACGTGGGAGCAGGAgcttgttttttctgtttctggcttTTTCCTGCAAGCGATTTTCTGTTGCCGTCTCTGCCTGCTTATATCTAACAGGTGCTCCAAAGAGATGTGCAGACGGTGCCCTCAGCTTTGCAAATGTGTGGCAAGCaagaacagaagcaaaaataatttgCACAGTTCAGAAGTGCTCTGGGGGAGAGCTGAAATTTTCTCGGTGCTCTGCCACACAGAGAGGCACGATGCCACAGTGGGCTTCGGCTACTTACAGACAGAACCAGAGTTTCTCAAGCTTCTGTGTGTTTAATGCTGTGCCAGTGGTTGGGAAATACCCACCAGACTGTTAGGCAGAAGAATAGATATGAgctgggtggagagagaatagggCTAGTAAAACCCACTAGGTGGGTAAAACTAGAGGGCCGGAAAAGACTCACAGACCTAATGAGTTAATCCGTCAAAGCTCAAACAGTCAGGAGCAACTAGGCctcaaatgtttgaatattcctcagatgAAGTAtctcagcacagcccatgtcttcattgtgtcagttaGATCATGCCG belongs to Manis pentadactyla isolate mManPen7 chromosome 11, mManPen7.hap1, whole genome shotgun sequence and includes:
- the BAG5 gene encoding BAG family molecular chaperone regulator 5, which encodes MDMGNQHPSITRLQEIQKEVKSIEQQVIGFSGLPDDKNYKKLERILTKQLFEIDSVDTEGKGEVQQARKRAAQETERLLKELEQNANHPHRIEIQNIFKEAQSLVKENIVPFYSGGNCVTDEFEEAIQDIILRLTHVKTGGKISLRKARYHTLTKLCAVQEIIEDCMKGQPSLPLSEDVHPSVARINSVMCEVNKARGTLIALLTGVSSNETCRHLSCVLSGLMADLDALDVCGHTEIRNYRREVVEDINKLLKYLDLEEEADTTYAFDLGQNHSILKIEKVLKRMRDIKNELIQAQNPELYLSSKTELQGLIGQLDEVSAEKNPCIREARRRAVIEVQTLITYIDLKEALGKRRLRACDEPPSHKAVWDILGNLSEIQGEVLSFDGNRTDRNYARLEELLTKQLLALDAVDPQGEERSKAARKQAVELAQNALGHLDLKSDGWEY